The Petrocella atlantisensis genome has a window encoding:
- the frr gene encoding ribosome recycling factor has protein sequence MYDELKKYEDKMEKTVQVLEGEFLSIRAGRANPHVLDKVTVDYYGQPTPLNQVGNITVPEARVLMIQPWDVKIVKDIERALHASDIGITPNSDGKIIRLIFPELTEERRMELTKDIKKKGEDSKIAIRNIRRDAIDHFKRAEKAREITEDDLKDLEDQTQKLTDRFILDIDNHVTNKTKEIMTV, from the coding sequence ATGTATGATGAATTAAAGAAATACGAGGACAAGATGGAAAAAACGGTCCAAGTACTTGAAGGTGAGTTTCTCAGTATTCGTGCAGGGCGCGCTAACCCTCATGTTCTTGACAAGGTGACAGTTGATTATTATGGTCAACCGACACCTCTTAACCAAGTCGGTAATATAACAGTACCGGAAGCACGTGTGCTTATGATTCAACCTTGGGATGTTAAGATTGTAAAGGATATTGAAAGAGCCCTACATGCTTCAGACATCGGTATAACACCAAATAGTGATGGTAAAATCATCCGTTTGATTTTTCCGGAGCTAACGGAAGAAAGACGTATGGAACTTACAAAAGATATCAAGAAAAAAGGCGAAGATTCTAAAATAGCCATAAGAAACATACGACGTGATGCCATTGATCATTTCAAAAGAGCTGAAAAAGCCCGTGAAATCACAGAAGATGACTTGAAGGACTTGGAAGATCAGACTCAAAAATTAACAGATCGATTTATCTTGGATATAGATAACCACGTTACCAACAAGACAAAAGAAATCATGACCGTATAA
- the pyrH gene encoding UMP kinase, translating into MSNYKRVLLKLSGEALAGDKSVGFDETNVMVVANQVKKLIDKGVQIGVVIGGGNFWRGRSSKIMDRTKADEIGMMATIMNALYTSAMFRTIGIDTIVQTPFEVGMMTERFSKDSALNHLKNGCVVFFAGGTGHPYFSTDTGAALRAIEIEAEVILLAKNIDGVYDSDPKTNDKAIKFDSISLSEVITKNLKVMDHTAAIMCLEHKMPMSVFYLNDEDSIVNAISDKINGTVVTV; encoded by the coding sequence ATGTCTAATTATAAAAGAGTATTGTTAAAACTAAGTGGTGAAGCACTGGCAGGCGACAAGTCTGTAGGATTTGATGAAACCAATGTGATGGTTGTAGCAAACCAAGTAAAAAAACTGATTGATAAAGGTGTCCAAATCGGTGTGGTTATTGGTGGTGGTAACTTCTGGCGTGGCAGAAGCAGTAAAATCATGGATCGTACCAAAGCGGATGAGATTGGTATGATGGCGACCATTATGAACGCCTTATATACATCGGCCATGTTTAGAACCATTGGTATTGATACCATAGTACAAACGCCTTTTGAAGTGGGTATGATGACAGAACGTTTCTCCAAGGATTCAGCCTTAAACCACTTGAAAAACGGCTGTGTGGTTTTTTTTGCCGGCGGTACAGGGCATCCTTACTTTTCGACCGATACAGGCGCTGCACTTAGAGCTATCGAGATTGAGGCAGAGGTTATACTACTGGCTAAAAATATCGATGGCGTCTATGACTCAGATCCTAAGACCAATGATAAAGCGATTAAGTTTGATTCCATCAGTTTATCGGAAGTTATAACAAAGAATCTCAAAGTCATGGACCATACGGCAGCGATTATGTGTTTGGAGCACAAGATGCCCATGTCTGTATTTTACTTGAATGATGAGGACAGTATTGTCAACGCTATCAGTGACAAAATAAATGGAACCGTTGTAACGGTATAG
- the tsf gene encoding translation elongation factor Ts: MAVTAAMVKELRESTGAGMMDCKNALTEANGDMEKAVEVLREKGLAKAAKKAGRIAAEGLVDTFVDGNIASIVEVNSETDFVAKNDLFKNYVQEVAKQAAKTTAEDIDSFLGEESLFVSGSTVNEVLTSKISVIGENLKIRRFKKVVVENGVVASYIHMGGKIGVLVELESDVVNEAVVECGRNLAMQIAAVSPLHVDRSEVSEDYIEKERAILKEQAKNENPDKPDSIIDKMIIGRLNKQLKEICLLDQPYVKDGDLTVAKYVEQVAKEQSANIKVKAFTRFETGEGIEKKSENFAEEVARQMQG, from the coding sequence ATGGCAGTAACAGCAGCAATGGTAAAAGAACTAAGAGAGAGCACCGGCGCAGGCATGATGGATTGTAAAAACGCATTGACTGAAGCAAATGGTGATATGGAAAAAGCAGTAGAGGTACTTAGAGAAAAAGGTCTCGCAAAAGCTGCTAAAAAAGCAGGTAGAATAGCAGCAGAAGGACTTGTAGATACATTTGTTGATGGCAACATTGCTTCAATTGTTGAAGTGAATTCAGAGACGGATTTTGTGGCGAAAAATGACTTATTCAAGAACTATGTTCAAGAAGTGGCCAAACAAGCTGCAAAAACGACAGCAGAAGATATAGACAGCTTCTTAGGAGAAGAAAGTCTTTTTGTTTCCGGTTCAACTGTGAACGAAGTTTTAACCAGTAAGATTTCTGTTATTGGAGAAAACCTAAAAATTAGACGTTTCAAAAAAGTAGTGGTAGAAAACGGAGTTGTAGCGTCCTATATCCATATGGGTGGTAAGATCGGCGTACTTGTAGAACTAGAGTCAGATGTTGTAAACGAAGCTGTTGTTGAATGTGGACGTAATCTTGCGATGCAGATTGCTGCAGTAAGCCCACTTCATGTTGACCGTTCAGAAGTATCAGAAGACTATATAGAAAAAGAACGTGCAATTCTAAAAGAACAAGCAAAAAATGAAAACCCAGATAAACCGGACAGCATCATTGATAAAATGATTATCGGGCGTTTGAATAAGCAACTCAAAGAAATCTGTTTATTGGATCAACCCTATGTAAAAGACGGAGACCTTACGGTAGCGAAGTATGTTGAGCAAGTAGCTAAAGAACAAAGCGCTAACATTAAAGTCAAGGCATTTACTCGTTTTGAAACAGGCGAAGGTATTGAGAAGAAATCAGAAAACTTTGCTGAAGAAGTTGCACGACAAATGCAAGGCTAA